In Rhizobium sp. BG4, the genomic stretch CCGTCATGCCGGTCTGTCGGGCGCCGACGGCCTGCTCTTCGAGGCGCTGAGAGCCGAGCGCACCTCGATCGCCAAATCGCTCGGCGTGCCGCCCTATGTCGTCTTCCCGGACACGACGCTGATCGCCTTCGCCACCGAACGGCCCCGCAGCCGCAAGGAGATGCTGGATATCTCCGGCGTCGGCCAATCGAAGCTGGAGCGCTATGGCGAAGCGTTTCTGGACGTGATCCTCAGTCACGATGAGTGAGAGCGCGCGATAGCGTCGCGCTGTTGAAATAGCCAAACCGAAAATATTTCGTACCGGATCGGCGACATCTGCACTTGCTTTGTGCTAATTGCAGCGCCCATCGGAGGAATTTTTCGGGATATCGGCGTTTACAATGACAAAAGCATTTCTTTCTCACATCACCACCGAGCTTGCTTCCCTCAGGGAGGCCGGGCTTTACAAGTCCGAGCGGGTCATCACCTCGAAGCAGGCCGGTGAAATTGCCGTCGCTTCGGGCGAGCGTGTTCTGAACTTCTGTGCCAACAACTATCTCGGCCTCGCCGACAACGAGGAGCTTGCCGAGGCCGGCAAGAAGGCGCTCGACCGGTATGGCTACGGCATGGCGTCGGTGCGCTTCATCTGCGGCACGCAGGAGGAGCACAAGCAGCTCGAGGCGCGCATCTCGTCCTTCCTCGGCATGGAAGACACGATCCTTTATTCCTCCTGCTTCGACGCCAATGGCGGTCTCTTCGAGACGCTGCTCGGCGAAGAGGATGCGATCATTTCCGACGCGCTGAACCATGCCTCGATCATCGACGGCGTGCGTCTCTCCAAGGCCAAGCGCTTCCGCTATGCCAACAATGACATGGCGGCACTCGAAGAAGAGCTGAAGAAGGCCGAAGGCAGCCGCTTCAAGATGATCGCCACCGATGGCGTGTTCTCGATGGACGGCATCATCGCCAATCTGCAGGGTGTTTGCGATCTCGCCGACAAGTACGGCGCGATGGTCATGGTCGATGACAGCCATGCGGTCGGTTTCGTCGGCACGAACGGCCGCGGCTCGGCCGAATATTGCGGCGTCGAGGGACGGGTCGATATCATCACCGGTACGCTCGGTAAGGCGCTTGGCGGCGCGTCGGGCGGCTATACGTCCGGCAAGGCCGAAGTGATCGACTGGCTGCGGCAGCGTTCGCGTCCCTACCTCTTCTCGAACACGCTGGCGCCGGTCATTGCGGCGGCTTCGCTGAAGGTCTTCGACCTGATCGAGAACGGCGATGCGCTGCGCGAGAAGCTAACGGCCAATGCCACGCTGTTCCGCTCCGAAATGACCAAGCTCGGCTTCACGCTGGCCGGCGAAGGGCATGCCATCATTCCGGTGATGCTCGGCGATGCGAAGCTGGCGCAGGACATGGCGGCGCTGATGCTGAAGAAGGGCGTCTACGTCGTCGGCTTCTCCTTTCCGGTGGTGCCGAAGGGCCAGGCCCGTATCCGTACGCAGATGTCGGCGGCGCATTCGACTGTTGATGTCGAGCGGGCGATTGCGGTGTTTGCCGAAGCGGGCCGGGAGCTTGGGGTTATTTGACGGCTTGCGGCCTCTTCCCTTCTCCCCTCGGGGAGAAGGTGGCCCGAAGGGCCGGATGAGGGGCCTCTAGCTATATTGCAAATTAATTGATGCCGTGCCGCGCAGCCCCCCTCATCCGCCCTTGCGGGCACCTTCTCCCCGAGGGGAGAAGGGAAGGTGGAGCCAGCGGAAGCCAAGAGGAAATAATCTGATGTCGAACATGATGAAGGCGCTGGTGAAGTCGAAGGCGGAGGTCGGGCTCTGGATGGAGACCGTGCCGGTTCCCGAGGTCGGCCCGAACGACGTGCTGATCCGCGTGAAGAAGTCGGCGATCTGCGGTACCGACGTGCATATCTGGAACTGGGACCAGTGGGCGCAGAAGACCATTCCTGTGCCGATGGTCGTCGGTCATGAGTTCTGCGGCGAGATCGCCGAGGTCGGCTCCGCGGTCACCAAATACCATGTCGGCGAGCGTGTCTCCGGTGAGGGACATATCGTCTGCGGCAAGTGCCGCAACTGCCGGGCGGGCAGGGGCCATCTCTGCCGCAACACGCTCGGCGTCGGCGTCAACCGGCCGGGCTCGTTCGGCGAGTTCGTCTGCATTCCGGAAGCCAATGTCGTGCCGATCCCGGATGATATTCCGGATGAGATCGCCGCGATCTTCGATCCGTTCGGCAATGCCGTTCACACGGCGCTCTCCTTCGACCTCGTCGGCGAAGACGTGCTGGTCACCGGCGCCGGTCCGATCGGCATCATGGGCGCGCTGGTCGCCAAGCGTTCGGGCGCCCGCAAGGTCGTCATCACCGACATCAACCCGAACCGCCTCGATCTCGCCCGCAAGCTCGGCATCGATTACGTCGTCGACGCCTCGAAGGAAAACCTGGCCGACGTCATGAAGTCGATCGGCATGACCGAAGGCTTCGACGTCGGTCTTGAGATGTCGGGTGCGGCACCTGCCTTCCGCGACATGATCGACAAGATGAACAATGGCGGCAAGATCGCCATCCTCGGCATTGCGCCGGCCGGTTTCGAGATCGACTGGAACAAGGTGATCTTCAAGATGCTGAACCTCAAGGGCATCTATGGCCGTGAGATGTTCGAGACCTGGTACAAGATGATCGCCTTCGTGCAGGGCGGGCTCGATCTGTCGCCGGTCATCACGCACCGCATCAAGATCGACGAATTCCGCGATGGCTTCGAGGCGATGCGCTCGGGCAATTCCGGCAAGGTGGTGATGGACTGGATGTAAACAGCGAGGCGACCGCGCCGGATGGAACGGCGATGGCGGCGATCAAGCTGCGCTGCGTTCCGGCGATCGATCTCGGGTCGTTGAAGATCAACCCCTATGATGGCCTGCCGCGGTAACGATCTATACTGCGGCAGCCTGGACGAGATGCTCTTCAGGTCACTATAAAACCGCCGTTGACTCGGATATGAGGGCGCAGGAGCTTTGCGCTCTTGTCTTTCACCGGTGACATCCTATCTAAGGCTGGCAATCGCTTGAGCGGTTCCTCTGCCTGTGGATAAGGCATTTTCCGTGTTTTCGGCGGCTTTTTTTGTGGAAAAGCTTGACGAGATCAAAAATTGTGGGAATCACCGTTCGACTTGAAGCGGTGAACTTGGGTCAAGGCGGATCGCACAAACCATGGCCGGAATTTTCGAAGCATTGAAGCTCTGTCATCCGGCGCCGGCAATCGTGGTTAATCAGGCTTTAAAGGTCATCCCGTTAGGTGGGTGAAATTGATTCGAAGCGAGCGTTGATGCGCGCGTTTCGAAGCGGCTTCGCACCAGCGAGTTTGGATAGCGTCAGGAAGGCGACGACATAAATGGCAACGAAGGTCAAAGAGAACGAAGAAGCGGAAGTCGAACGCGACGGCGCAACCGACGGCCCTCTTCTCGATCTTTCCGATGACGCGGTCAAGAAGATGATCAAGGCCGCGAAGAAGCGCGGCTATGTGACGATGGACGAGCTGAATGCCGTTCTTCCGTCCGAAGAAGTGACGTCCGAACAGATCGAAGACACGATGGCGATGCTGTCCGACATGGGCATCAACGTCATCGAGGACGAAGAAGCTGAGGAAGCCCAGGGCGGCGCCGGCAGCGACGACGACGACAGCGGCAGCGACGACGACAACGAAGGCGGCGAACTCGCGCCTTCGAGCGGCACTGCGCTTGCGACCACGAAGAAGAAGGAACCGACCGATCGTACCGACGATCCGGTGCGCATGTATCTGCGCGAAATGGGTTCCGTCGAGCTTCTGTCGCGCGAAGGCGAAATCGCCATTGCAAAGCGTATCGAGGCTGGCCGCGAAACGATGATCGCCGGTCTCTGCGAGAGCCCGCTGACCTTCCAGGCCATCATCATCTGGCGCGACGAACTGAACGAAGGCACGACGCTGCTGCGCGAGATCATCGATCTCGAAACCACCTATTCCGGTCCGGAAGCCAAGGCTGCACCGCAGTTCCAGAGCCCCGAGAAGATCGAAGCCGACCGCAAGGCGGCTGAAGAGAAGGAAAAGACCCGCCGCGCCCGTTCGGGTGACGACGACATCACCGATGTCGGCGGCGAAGGCATGCCGATCGAGGAAGAGGAAGAGGACGAAGACGAGTCCAACCTTTCGCTCGCCGCGATGGAAGCCGAGCTGCGCCCGCAGGTCATGGAAACTCTCGACCTGATCGCCGAGACCTACAAGAAGCTGCGCAAGCTGCAGGACCAGCAGGTCGAGCAGCGCCTTGCCGCGACCGGCACGCTGTCTTCCGCCCAGGAGCGCCGCTACAAGGAACTCAAGGACGAACTGATCAAGGCCGTCAAGTCGCTGTCGCTGAACCAGAACCGCATCGAGGCTCTGGTCGAGCAGCTCTACGACATCAACAAGCGCCTCGTGCAGAACGAAGGCCGCCTGCTGCGTCTGGCTGAATCCTACGGCGTCAAGCGCGACAGCTTCCTGGAACAGTACCAGGGCGCCGAGCTCGACCCGAACTGGATGAAGTCGATCGCCAATCTGGCCGCCCGCGGCTGGAAGGAATTCGCCAAGGGCGAAAACACGACGATCCGCGACATCCGCCAGGAAATCCAGAATCTGGCGACCGAAACCGGCATCTCGATCTCGGAATTCCGCCGCATCGTGCACATGGTGCAGAAGGGCGAGCGCGAAGCGCGTATCGCCAAGAAGGAAATGGTTGAAGCGAACCTGCGCCTCGTCATTTCCATCGCCAAAAAGTACACGAACCGCGGTCTGCAGTTCCTCGACCTCATTCAGGAAGGCAATATCGGCCTGATGAAGGCGGTCGACAAGTTCGAGTATCGCCGCGGTTACAAGTTCTCGACATACGCGACGTGGTGGATCCGTCAGGCGATCACCCGCTCGATCGCCGACCAGGCCCGCACGATCCGTATTCCGGTGCACATGATCGAGACGATCAACAAGATCGTCCGTACCTCGCGCCAGATGTTGCACGAGATCGGCCGCGAGCCGACGCCGGAAGAACTGGCCGAAAAGCTCGCCATGCCGCTCGAAAAGGTCCGCAAGGTCCTGAAGATCGCCAAGGAACCGATCTCGCTCGAAACGCCTGTCGGTGACGAAGAAGATTCGCACCTCGGCGATTTCATCGAGGACAAGAACGCGCTTCTGCCGATCGACGCCGCCATCCAGGCGAACCTGCGCGAAACGACGACCCGCGTTCTCGCCTCGCTGACGCCGCGCGAAGAACGCGTTCTGCGCATGCGCTTTGGCATCGGTATGAACACGGACCACACGCTCGAAGAAGTCGGTCAGCAGTTCTCGGTTACCCGCGAACGTATCCGCCAGATCGAGGCGAAGGCGCTGCGCAAGCTGAAGCACCCGAGCCGCAGCCGCAAGCTGCGCTCGTTCCTCGACAGCTAAGCGAGCGACGCGACGAAATCGAAAGCCCGGCCTCAGTGCCGGGCTTTTCTTTTGGCGGGACTGCAACCAACGCGCTTGCCGCCTCCGTCCCGCCATAATCGAATTGAGGATGGGCGCAGTTTCACGAGCATCGGGCCGCAGCATGATGAATGCCTCCTGCTTCCACTATCGCCCAGTCTGATGGCTGTCGCGGGGCGCTCGTTCGAGGAGAGGGTCGGCTGGGGTGGGCCGGCGTCGCTTGCGCTGCATGCCGCTTGTCTCGCCCTGCTTCTGATCTATCTGCCGAAGCCGCGGATTTTTCGCACGCCGCCTGACGATAGCGTCAGCGTGGAAATCGTGCCTGCCGCCACTCGATCCGAGCCCGCAGCACCGCCTGCAGACATCAGGCCACAGCCGCAGCAAGCGCCCGCCGCGCCAATTGCGCCCCCGGCGGCCGAAGCGCCGGGCAGGGTGCTTGTGCCGCCGGTGATCAAGCCGGCTCCGGCCCCGGATGCGCTGGTTTCGGCACGGCAGCTTTTTTCCGGTGGCGTGCTAACCGATCCCCGCAGCAAGAAGGCGCGGGCGGCATTGCGGCAGCTCTCCGGTGACGAGCGCAATCTGCAGCTCTGTGGGCTTGAGGCGATGGAGCAGGTTCGCAGGACGCGGCCCGGCAGCAATCCGGACGCGATCGCGCCCTATGCGATGGCGCCGGAGCGGATCAAGGGCGGGAGCATTGAGGTGAAAGGCGGCGCATTTCGCAGCAAGCGCCTCTGGTACGCGATCCGCTTCAGCTGCGAGGTCGACGAGGGCTCGGGGGCGGTGCGCTCCTTTGCCTTCGCGATCGGCGATGCCATTCCGAAGGATTTGTGGCGGGAACACAATCTGGTTGCCGATGACGGGGCGGCGGACTGAGCTCTTCACGGCAAATTGCCGGGAAATCGCGCCCCTTTTCCTTTTGCGGCTTGATGCTGCCTGCTTTTGACGCCACATCGGCATCACGTGGTTTAATGGTGGCATGCAGAAGCTAACGAACAAGCGTTTGGCAGGGATCAGTTCAGGTGTGGCGGCGTCGATCGCGCTGCATGCCCTGGTCGCGGCCGTCCTGTTGTTCAAGATGCCGCTGCCGCAGACGGAGCCGGAGAAGGAGGAGGCCGTACAGGTCGATCTCGTGCCGCCGCCGGAGGAAAAGAAGGAAGAGCCGAAGCCGGAAGAGAAGAAGCCGGAAGAGCAGGCGAAGAAGGAGGAGCCGCCTCCACCGCCGCCGCCGCCACCGGAGGAGAAAAAGCCCGAGGAGAAGGCAAAGGAAGAGCCGCCTCCGCCGCCTCCTGAAGAAAAGAAGGCTGAAGAGAAGAAGGCGGAAGAGCCGAAACCCGAGGAAAAGAAGCCGGAGGAACAGGCAGAGCAGGAGCCGCCCCCGCCACCACCTCCGCCTCCGCCGGAAGAGAAGAAGGCCGAGGAGCCGAAAGCCGAGCCGCCGAAGGCCGAGCAGGAAGCCGAGAACAAGCAGGCTGACGGCAAGCAGGGGCAGGGTGCGCCGATGCCGGTTCTGAAACCCGTGTTCCAGTTCGGCGACAAGGATAGTGGTCCGAGAAAATCCGACGCTGGCAATTCGTCCACAGGCGAAGTGAAACCGGCGACCAGCGCGCCCGACCACAAGGACGAGACCGGCGAGCCGAAGCCCGCAGCCGATGCCGGCGACAAGCCGGATGCGCCGAAGGAGCCGCCGGCCAAGCCCGTGCCTGACGATATCGATCTGCCGCAGGTGGATATCGCCGACGCGCATTCGCAGAATAATGCGCCTGCCGTCGATGCCGCCGGCGAGGCCATGACCAGCATCGAACAGGCAAAGCCGGTCGAGCAGAAACCGACCGAGCCGGACAAGCCGGATGCGCCGAAGAAGGATGAGCTTGCCGAGGCGAAGACGCTGTTTTCGCCTGACGAGAGCGATGACCCCGTGGCGCGGACTGCGATGCTCGGCATTCCCCGCGGGCGGCGTGCGGCGCAGCTTTGCAGCACCGAGCTTCGCGAGCAGCTGGTGCATGGATCGCCCGCCTACCGGCCGGTGATCGTGCCGATGTATGGGCTCGCCAAGGGTACGGTGCTCGACGTCAAGCGCGGTGCTTTCCGCACCGCCGAGACCTGGTACGACGTGCAGTTCCGCTGCGAGGTCAACGAGGATGCGACGGCAATCGTTTCCTTTGCGCTCGATGTCGGCAGTGCGGTGCCGCGCAGCCAGTGGCGCAGCAGGCGCTTCCCGGAATAGGGTCAGCCCTGCGCAAGACAGCCCTCCTATTCTTCCTCCATCGCCGATGTTGCGGTGAATGAAAGGACGATGATATGTCGAACGATATCGAGCATTACCTCGAAACCCAGGATGAGGCCGTCGCCCTCCGTTTCCTCGAAAACAAGTCGGACGAACTGACCGATATCCTGGTCGCAGCCCTCGAAGACGCGCTGCTGATCCTCTCCGAAGAATTCGGACCGCAGACGGTCCACTGATCGGCAATCTTGCGCCGCAGCCCGCGGGCTGGCACTCTTCCGTTCGAAGAGGAGTGTGGCATGGATGGCGGTTTCAGGATGCACCGCTCGGCGTTATCCGGTGTCGAGGCCGTCGAGGCTGCGACGGGCCGGAGCTTCTCCCGCCATACGCACGAGCAGTTCGGCATCGGGCTTATCCATCGCGGCGCGCAGAAATCGCTCAGTGGCCGCGGCATGGTCGAGGCCGAAGCGGGTGATGTCATCACCGTCAATCCGAACGAGGTGCATGACGGCATGCCCGTCGGCGATGCGCGCGCCTGGCGCATCCTCTATTTCGATCCTGACATGTTTCTGAGCCTGGCTGCGGAGGCGGCCGAGGGCTCTTCGATGCGTTTCGAGATCCCGCATCCCGTCCTGCGCGACGGCGCGATCGCCCGGCGCTTTCAGGCGCTGTTTGCGGCTGTCACCGGCGGGGCGGATGCGATGCGTTCAGAAGAACTGCTGCTCGGCCTGACGGCGGATATCTTGCGTGAGGGCGGCGAGGCGGATCCCGATCTGTTGATTCCATCCTCGGTCGCCCGTGCCCGCGATCTCATCGATGACGATCCCTCCTTGGATATCTCGCTTGCCCGGATGGCGCGCGAAAGCGGGCTCAGCCGCTTCCAGCTCGTTCGCGCCTTCAGCAGGGCGACGGGGCTGACGCCGCATGCCTATCTGGTGCAGGCGCGGGTACATCTGGCGCGGCGGATGATCGGCGGGAGAATGCCGCTTGCCGAGGTTGCTGCAGCCAGCGGTTTTGCCGACCAGAGCCACATGACGCGGGCATTCACGGCGCGTTATGGCCTGGCGCCCGGCGTCTATGCCCGCGGCCGCTCCTGAGCCTGCAATTTCCTTCAAGACCGCAGCGACCCTTTGGCGTCATCTCGCTCCCGATCCAGGGGAGTTCTCATGACACGGAAACAACAGGGCTACATCTATCTGACGCTGGCAATGACGACGGTGGGCAGCACTGTCATCGCCAGCAAGCTGATCTCGGCGGGACTGCCGCCATTCACGGCAACGGCGCTGAGGTTTGCCGTGGCCTTTCCGTGCTTCATGCTGCTGATGCGGCTGACCGGCGGCCGGCTGCCGAAGCTTTCGCGGCATGACTGGATCATTCTGGTCATTCAGGCGGCGGCCGGAAGCGTTGGTTATACGACGCTGCTGATCTCGGGCTTGTCGATGACGTCGGCCGCCAATGCGGGAGTGATCATCGGCACGCTGCCGGTGGTTTCGGCTGGGATCTCGATCCTGCTGCTGCGCGAGCGGCCGGACCGTTTCCTGCTCCTGGCGATCGGGCTTGCGGCGGCTGGCGTCTTCTCGATCGTGCTGGCGCCGGGAGCAGGCGGCGGGTCGCTTCGCGGTGACATCGTCATCTTCGGCGCGGTGCTCTGCGAGGGGCTGTTCATCCTGCTCAACAAGCGGCTGAAAACGGAGATCGCGCCACTGGTGCAATCGACGCTGATGACGGCGATCGGCTTCTGTGCGGCGGCCATTCCTGCGGTCTTCGAAAGCCATGCATTCCCGACCGCGTCCTCGGCGGCATTGCTCTCCGTCGTCTATTACGCGCTGGTGCCGACGGTTGCCGGTTTCATGCTCTGGTATGCGGGAGCGGAGAGGGTGAGTGGGGCGGAGGCCTCGCTGTTTACGGCGATCGCACCGGTCTCGGCGGTGATTTTCGCCTTCCTGCTGCTTGGTGAGCCAGTCGGGCTGCATCAGATCGCGGGCATTGGTTGCGTGCTGGCCGCGGTATTGGGGCTTGCACTGAACGGCAGGCGCAGGCGCCCGGCCTAGCCCTTACGGAAATGGGCGCGATAGTCGCGCGGTGTCATGCCCTTTTCGGCGCGGAACTGGCGATTGAAATTGGCGAGTGACGCATATCCGACGGCATCGGCGATATGGGCGACCGGCTGGTTCGTCGAGGAGAGGCGGGCGCAGGCATCGCCGATCCGCATGCGGATCAGGTAGTCGCTGACCGTCGTGCCGGTGTGGCGGCGGAACATGCGGTGCAGGCCGGAGACGCTGAGCGCCGCGATATCGGCGAGCTCTTCCAGCGTCACCGGCCCCGCATAATTGACATGAAGGTGGGTGAGCACCCGGTCGATGCGCTCACGGCTTTCCTGCAGCGCCGGCTGATGGCCGGGCGCGCTGGCGAGCGGCACGGCCTGGCGGTCGGCGGCGACCTGGCCGAGGATGGCGAGCAGCGACAGCAGGCGCTCGGCCGGTTCACGGTCGAAGATCGTCTCGAATTCGGCGCGGACGGCCTCTCCGGTCTGGCGGGAGAACTGCAACCCGTTCTGGCCGCGAGCCATCAGCTGCTCGATCGGCCTGAGCTCGACTGCGCCCGCCGTCATCTGCCGCATCCATTCGGGATGGAACCACAGAACCAAGGCGCGATGCGGCTTGCCGGGATCGAGCTTTTCGCGGGACGCCCAGGTGTGGGGCAGGTTGGGACCGACCAGCACGAGGTCGCCATCCTCATATTCGCCGGTGTGATCGCCGATGAAGCGCTGGCCGGCGGAATTCAGCGTCAGCGTCAGCTCGAATTCCGGATGGTGATGCCATTCGAAGGGAATGGCATCGTCGAGCCGCCGGTTGAGCATCGGCCAACTGGTATCGGATTGCCGAGGCAGAACTTCGAGAAATGCTCTCATCGGGCGCCTGATTGATACAAGACGCCAGAATAGTATCACAAGGCGCCAAACGCGGGCAACATAGCCGCGCGCTTGCGGCTACACTCCTCTCATCGCCTGACAGTACAGGGATGACGGCAATGGGAGAGACACATGCAGCAGGCAGCAGCCATCAAGCGCGACGCGCATCCGACCACTTCGTCGAGCACCACGCAGCTCAAGGATATCAAGAAGAAGCTTCCGCTTCGGGTTCTCTCGGAGGAGGACTGGCAGCATTGGACCAAGAAGGGTTACGTCATTGTCCGTCAGGCGGTGCCTGCGGAGAATGTCGAGCGGCTTGTGGAGGTGCTCTGGCGTTTTGACGAGAAGGACCCGAACGATCCTTCCACCTGGTACGCGCCGCAGCGCCGCGAACACAAGATGAAGGAACTCAACAACACCGGCATGCTGGAGATCTACAATCACCAGGCGCTGTGGGACAACCGGATGGAAAAGCGCGTCTATGACGTGTTCGTCGACATCTGGGACCGCGAAGACCTGTGGGTGACGATCGACCGCGCCAACCTGAACCCGCCGAAGAAGGTCAAAGGCAATCCGAACGGCTTCATCCACTGGGACGTCGATACCTCGATCGACCCGCTGCCGATCGGCGTGCAGGCGGTGCTGAGCCTCAAGAAGCAGGACGGCGATGTCGGCGGCTTCCAGTGCGTTCCTTATCTCTTCGAGCATTACGACGAGTGGGTGAAGACGCAGCCTGAAGATCGCGATCCGATGCACCCTGATATGACCGGCCTTTCGACCGAGAATATCAGCATGGAGCCGGGCGACCTGATGATCTTCAACTCGCTGCTCGCCCACGGCGTTCGCCCCAACCACTCCGAAAACCGCGTCCGCATGGCGCAGTATATCTCCATGCATCCGGCGGAATTCGACAATGCCGAGGAACGCGAAGAACGCATCCGCCTCTGGCGCGAACTCGACAGCCCGAAGCGCGACGCCTTCCCGGGCGATCCGCGTGAATGGGAAAAGCACAATGCGACGACGGCGGAACTGACACCGCTCGGCCGCAAGCTGCTGGGGTTGGATCGCTGGAGTTGATGGCGCGGGAGCGCCACTGATCTTAATGCAGAAGGGGGCGCCTCTCAGGCGCCCCCTCTTTGCGTGACGGAAGCAGGAATGACCGAGATGTAGTGCCTGCGGCCCCCTCATCCGGCCCCTTGGGCCACCTTCTCCCCGCTTGGGAGAAGGGATGCCGCAGCCGCAGCGTTCACTTCCCCTTGTAACTTCCCAAACGCCGGCTTTGAGGCTTTGATGGCTTCAGCGGTGGCGAGCGAGAGACCGAGGCCCCTCTGGGACACCAAGCCCGCGGGAGAGCACGGGTCCTCGCCCGCCGTTCCATTGAACCCGAACAGTCGCCAGGGCCGCTTGCGAAAGCAAAGCCCGATTAGGCAAGGATGGGATCAGATGGATAGGATCATCGGTATCGACGTTTCGAAGGAGCGGCTCGACGTTGCCGTCTGGCCGCAGGGCGAGGCTTTTGCTGTCGGCAACGACGACGATGGCATCTGCGAACTGACCAGCCGCCTGAAGGCGATCGGCGCCGATGCAATCGCGCTCGAAGCGACTGGCGGTTTCGAGACCCTGGCAACAGCAGGCTTGTCTGCGGCGGGATTGACGGTGCTTGTCGTCAACCCTACTCAAGTGCGTGCCTACGCGCAGGCGATCGGCCGCCGGGCCAAGACCGATCCGATCGATGCGGCCGTCATTGCCGCCTTCGTTGCGGCGACCAAGCCCGCTATCCGGCCGCTACGTGATGCTGAGACGCAAGCTCTGTCGGCTCTCGTCAGCCGCAGGCAGCAGATCGTGCAGATGATCGTGGCGGAAGAGAACCGGGCGCGCATGGTGCGCGACAGGCAGGCGCAGAAGAGTATCCAGCGCCTGCTCGCCGCACTCAGGCGCGAGCTTGCCAGCATCGACGCCGATATGGACGGCCATATCCGCAAGTCGCCTGTCTGGCGGGTGCGCGAAGCGCTGCTGACATCGGTGCCGGGCGTCGGGCCGGCAACCGCGCGCACGCTGCTGGCCGAGATGCCAGAGCTCGGCAGTCTCGACCGTCGCCAGATCGCGTCGCTGGCAGGCCTTGCGCCCTGGACGCGGCAATCGGGCAAGTGGAAGGGCAAGAGCTTCATCGGCGGCGGCAGGGGCAAGGTGCGTGCGGTGCTGTTCATGGCGGCTCTGGTCGCCAGCCGCTACAATCCCGCCCTCAGAACCTTCCGCGATCGCCTCGTCGCACAAGGCAAGCCGAAGATCGTCGCTATCGTCGCAACCATGCGAAAGCTCCTCACCATCCTCAACGCCATCATCAGGGACAACAAACCATGGCAAGACGCTTGACGCAGAAGACAGTCGCTCTCCCCAGCGGGGAGAGGGTAGGGTGAGGGGGCTCCGGGCGCGGTGTATCAATTGCCGGCTTGAGGCAATCGATGAGGGCGAAGACCGAAGACCGAGGAATCCTGCAGCCGCCCCTTGGGCATCCGACACATCCTCCCTATCTCTCCAGTCACACTCATTGGAGATCACCGATGTCAGGCAAGCCCATCAAGATTCCCGGACCCGATCATCCGATCAGCGTCGAGCGCAATCCGGCGCGCGTTGTCGTCAAGCTCGGCGGCAAGGTGATTGCCGATACGCATGACGCGCTGACGTTGCGGGAGGCGTCCTATCCGCCGGTGCAGTATATTCCGCGCAAGGATGTCGACATGTCGCTGCTGTCGCGCACCGATCATTCCACCCATTGCCCATACAAGGGAGATGTGTCCTATTACAGCATCGTGCCGGGTGGAGAGCGGTCGAAGAACGCGATCTG encodes the following:
- a CDS encoding DMT family transporter codes for the protein MTRKQQGYIYLTLAMTTVGSTVIASKLISAGLPPFTATALRFAVAFPCFMLLMRLTGGRLPKLSRHDWIILVIQAAAGSVGYTTLLISGLSMTSAANAGVIIGTLPVVSAGISILLLRERPDRFLLLAIGLAAAGVFSIVLAPGAGGGSLRGDIVIFGAVLCEGLFILLNKRLKTEIAPLVQSTLMTAIGFCAAAIPAVFESHAFPTASSAALLSVVYYALVPTVAGFMLWYAGAERVSGAEASLFTAIAPVSAVIFAFLLLGEPVGLHQIAGIGCVLAAVLGLALNGRRRRPA
- a CDS encoding AraC family transcriptional regulator: MRAFLEVLPRQSDTSWPMLNRRLDDAIPFEWHHHPEFELTLTLNSAGQRFIGDHTGEYEDGDLVLVGPNLPHTWASREKLDPGKPHRALVLWFHPEWMRQMTAGAVELRPIEQLMARGQNGLQFSRQTGEAVRAEFETIFDREPAERLLSLLAILGQVAADRQAVPLASAPGHQPALQESRERIDRVLTHLHVNYAGPVTLEELADIAALSVSGLHRMFRRHTGTTVSDYLIRMRIGDACARLSSTNQPVAHIADAVGYASLANFNRQFRAEKGMTPRDYRAHFRKG
- a CDS encoding phytanoyl-CoA dioxygenase family protein; the protein is MQQAAAIKRDAHPTTSSSTTQLKDIKKKLPLRVLSEEDWQHWTKKGYVIVRQAVPAENVERLVEVLWRFDEKDPNDPSTWYAPQRREHKMKELNNTGMLEIYNHQALWDNRMEKRVYDVFVDIWDREDLWVTIDRANLNPPKKVKGNPNGFIHWDVDTSIDPLPIGVQAVLSLKKQDGDVGGFQCVPYLFEHYDEWVKTQPEDRDPMHPDMTGLSTENISMEPGDLMIFNSLLAHGVRPNHSENRVRMAQYISMHPAEFDNAEEREERIRLWRELDSPKRDAFPGDPREWEKHNATTAELTPLGRKLLGLDRWS
- a CDS encoding IS110 family transposase, with the protein product MDRIIGIDVSKERLDVAVWPQGEAFAVGNDDDGICELTSRLKAIGADAIALEATGGFETLATAGLSAAGLTVLVVNPTQVRAYAQAIGRRAKTDPIDAAVIAAFVAATKPAIRPLRDAETQALSALVSRRQQIVQMIVAEENRARMVRDRQAQKSIQRLLAALRRELASIDADMDGHIRKSPVWRVREALLTSVPGVGPATARTLLAEMPELGSLDRRQIASLAGLAPWTRQSGKWKGKSFIGGGRGKVRAVLFMAALVASRYNPALRTFRDRLVAQGKPKIVAIVATMRKLLTILNAIIRDNKPWQDA
- a CDS encoding DUF427 domain-containing protein, which produces MSGKPIKIPGPDHPISVERNPARVVVKLGGKVIADTHDALTLREASYPPVQYIPRKDVDMSLLSRTDHSTHCPYKGDVSYYSIVPGGERSKNAIWTYDTPNPAVSGIRDHMAFYPDRVDSIEELQAPEAGQF